The nucleotide window GTGACAACAGCGGCGGGTGTCCCGCGTACGCCAGCACCAGTGGTGAGTAAATCAGTGTCACCAGGACAATACTGATCAGTGAGATAATAATCAGCCGCCACATACCATAGCGTCCCACCAGACGGGCATTCGTCAGTGAAGCCAGACCGATAGCGCCAGCCAGGCAACCAAAATACAGCGGGAACTGAGCTCCCAGTGTATATTGCTCCTGAAGTACCGGTTGTGACAGGTTCAGGTAACCGAGAAAAGCCCCAAACACCAACCCCGTGACCAGGGTAAATCCCATCGCGATCCTATTGCACACAACCTCTTTAAAACCCAGCCATAACACGTCTGGGGCAAACGATCGACGATTCGCATCCGTCAGGGTTTCCGGTAATCGTATAATCAACCAGATACTCAGCAGGATCCCGACGAACAACAAGCCCATAAATATCATTCGCCAGCCAGAGTAATTCAACACCAGTTGCCCCAGTGCCGGCGCCATCATCGGTACCAGAATAAACACGGTCATCACGAACGACATCACCCGCGCCATTGCACGTCCTGAGTAAAGGTCCCGCACCAGCGCCACGGATACCACCCGCGGACCCGCCAGGCCGAAGCCCTGCAGCACCCGTCCCCACAACATCTGCTGATAGGTATCAGCCATCACCGATAGCAGAGTACCGGCGGCAAAGATGAATAATCCAAGCAGAATGACAGACTTGCGGCCAAATGAGTCCGATAATGGTCCGTAGAGAAATTGTCCGACAGCCATCCCGACAAAAAATGTGACAATAACCAACTGGTTATCATTCGGATCGACTACATTCAGTTCACTGCCAATAATCCCCAGTGCCGGCAACATCGCATCGATCGACAGCGCGGCCAGTGAAATCATCATCGCAATCAGGGCAACAAACTCGGCAAACGGGATAACCTTATCCTTCTGGTCGTACAAGCGTAATTTCCTTAATCAAAATATTTGCCGGCAGGTGCAGGGCTGTTTTCAGGCACTCTGTAATACACGACGGCGTGATTTGCGGTTCGCAGAAACACAACAATGTCTGGAATTTATCAGCGGTTCACAACACGCTGTCTCAGGCTTTTGTATAACTGAATCAGGTAAAACAGCCCATCCTGGCTGCTTACCGTAACGGGTCTTAATCCTGAATGGTAAAGCTATCAGCATCCATCCAGGCAGGAAACTTCTGTTTAAACTCGTCCAACTCTGCGGCAGACAGCCTGAAGCTTTCACAGAAAGGCATTCCGGGGGCATGATCAATCAGCAGATCGCCCTTAAAATCCACCAGCATGCTATCGCCGCTGTATTCATGGCCATTGGCATCGGTTCCCACTCTATTCACCCCGGCGACATAACAGAGGTTTTCTATCGCACGGGCCTGCAGCAGCTTACGCCAGGGCTGTCGGCGAGGTGATGGCCAGTTTGCCACATAAAGCGCAAGGTCATAATCATTGCAGTTACGCGAGAACACCGGAAAACGCAGGTCATAGCAGACCTGTAGCAGGATTTTCCAGCCTTTATAATCAACGATCACCCGTTTTTCTCCGGGCTGATAACGTTCATGTTCACCGGCCATGCGGAACAGGTGACGCTTGTCATAGAGACTCTGCGAGCCATCCGGAAAGGTAAAAATCATTCGGTTCACATAACCATTACCCGCCTCGATGGCGAGACTGCCGGCAATGGCAATGTTGCGCTGTAATGCCTGCTGCTGAAGCCACTGACAGGTCTCGCCCCCCATCGGTTCAGCAGCAGTCCGGCTATCCATGGTAAAACCGGTGGAAAACATCTCCGGCAACAACACCAGATCCGTATCGGCAGCATGCTGATCCATCAGCTGTTCGTACATCGCACGGTTTTCAGCCGGATTCTGCCACTGCATATCTGGCTGAATCAGGGTTATGGTCAGATCTTGCATAGTTTCTCAGCCGCCTCCCTCAGGGTGTCATCACCTTTAGCAAAACAGAAACGCACCAACCGTTGTTCCGGCGGTGACTGGTAAAAAACAGAGATCGGAATCGCGGCCACACCAATCTCCGTGGTGAGCCATCGGGCAAAGGTCAGGTCATCCATATCCGGCTGAATCTCGGAGTAGTCCATCAACTGAAAATAGGTACCATCTGCCGGAGTAAAACGAAACCTGCCGGGCTGCATCAGCTGACAGAACAGGTCCCGCTTCTGCTGGTAGAAATCCGGCAGCTCCAGATAATGCTCGGGAAAATCATTAATAAAATCGGCCAGTGCCAGCTGAATCGGATGGACCGTACAAAATGTCAGATACTGATGCAGTTTACGGAATTCAGTCATGAGTGGCGCCGGGGCGATACA belongs to Amphritea atlantica and includes:
- a CDS encoding multidrug effflux MFS transporter; amino-acid sequence: MYDQKDKVIPFAEFVALIAMMISLAALSIDAMLPALGIIGSELNVVDPNDNQLVIVTFFVGMAVGQFLYGPLSDSFGRKSVILLGLFIFAAGTLLSVMADTYQQMLWGRVLQGFGLAGPRVVSVALVRDLYSGRAMARVMSFVMTVFILVPMMAPALGQLVLNYSGWRMIFMGLLFVGILLSIWLIIRLPETLTDANRRSFAPDVLWLGFKEVVCNRIAMGFTLVTGLVFGAFLGYLNLSQPVLQEQYTLGAQFPLYFGCLAGAIGLASLTNARLVGRYGMWRLIIISLISIVLVTLIYSPLVLAYAGHPPLLSLVTYLFLVFFAVGLLFGNLNSMAMEPLGHLAGIGAGLVSALSTLLSIVFSLMIGQLYNQTIYPLVGGFLVLMSIALLICYCLHRYAGVGH
- a CDS encoding amidohydrolase; the protein is MQDLTITLIQPDMQWQNPAENRAMYEQLMDQHAADTDLVLLPEMFSTGFTMDSRTAAEPMGGETCQWLQQQALQRNIAIAGSLAIEAGNGYVNRMIFTFPDGSQSLYDKRHLFRMAGEHERYQPGEKRVIVDYKGWKILLQVCYDLRFPVFSRNCNDYDLALYVANWPSPRRQPWRKLLQARAIENLCYVAGVNRVGTDANGHEYSGDSMLVDFKGDLLIDHAPGMPFCESFRLSAAELDEFKQKFPAWMDADSFTIQD